One genomic region from Anthonomus grandis grandis chromosome 1, icAntGran1.3, whole genome shotgun sequence encodes:
- the LOC126735034 gene encoding uncharacterized protein LOC126735034 produces the protein MRSVRADTDVCAMQIRDYRGIVVIRQVFARKSLVSTVYNNSELLRKFNSACSSYKELYDLSDRYYSNHHRKDEIWREIAKKVGEISDVCKETWRKLRDNYRKAKQLRNTKSGQSAKKIKPKKIEKELAFLNPHLQQPQELQTSNLLVSSSGDDSDADGSSQQLTEGFSEPPTPDSAKSIASTSTCHLSRSKRKREHVQHSPMQEYLQFKREQQVSSQTNAHPLDVFFSSMAATVKTFPAPTQLNIKRQVFQLVTDAEATLTPPENAIPLCRPD, from the exons ATGCGTTCCGTGCGTGCCGATACCGACGTATGTGCGATGCAGATCCGAGATTACCGCGGCATCGTCGTTATTAGGCAAGTCTTTGCTCGCAAATCATTAGTTAGCACTGTCTATAATAATAGTGAGCTTTTACGAAAATTTAATTCTGCATGTTCAAGTTATAAAGAACTCTACGATTTAAGTGATAGGTATTATAGTAACCATCACAGAAAGGACGAAATTTGGAGAGAAATAGCAAAGAAAGTTGGAGAAATAa GTGACGTCTGTAAAGAAACATGGAGAAAACTACGGGATAATTATAGGAAGGCGAAACAGTTGAGGAACACTAAAAGTGGTCAAAGTGCAAAAAagattaaaccaaaaaaaatcgaaaaagaatTGGCATTTTTAAACCCCCATTTGCAACAACCACAAGAATTGCAAACAAGTAATTTGTTGGTATCTAGTTCAGGTGACGACTCTGATGCTGATGGTTCTAGCCAGCAATTGACGGAAGGTTTTTCTGAACCCCCAACCCCGGATTCAGCGAAAAGCATTGCAAGTACCTCCACGTGTCATCTAAGCAGGTCGAAACGAAAACGGGAACATGTACAGCATTCTCCAATGCAGGAATACCTGCAATTCAAGCGTGAGCAGCAGGTATCGTCGCAGACAAACGCACATCCCCtggatgtatttttttcttcaatggcGGCGACAGTAAAAACGTTTCCAGCACCAACACAACTAAACATTAAACGACAGGTCTTTCAACTTGTAACAGACGCTGAAGCAACATTAACACCACCAGAAAATGCCATCCCATTATGCCGTCCAGACTAA